Sequence from the Muntiacus reevesi chromosome 9, mMunRee1.1, whole genome shotgun sequence genome:
ATGACGGAACTTTGGCGGGGGTACATGACACGTGCACAGTCTGGATCCTGTTGACCTTGGAGTTGAAACACAGCAGCTATTAGAATCAGTAGAAGAGAGACACGCTGTTGTATCTCTTAAATACaaaaatactggaaaagaatTACGTATCatactctttttattttcaaaacaaaggtTTCTGAACAGATCCACCTTTcacattgaaaaagacatatCAGGCTTAAGTTTCTCAACTACCCAGTGATGTTATTATAATTTGAACAAAATTCCCAGTTTATTTCTGTGCAAAGAGCTTTGAAATGTTGCCCATAATGCACGTGCGAGTGAGCAGAAATGAGTTCACATGTGCTTCTCCTTTCCCCTCAGGACAAtaaaaaccattagcaagaccACTATCTTTATGAAGTTACATTAGAGAACTGAATGAAATATGTTGTTATTTCTTCTACCTCAGATTATaatctaaataaaaaaatagatcaGTATTTCCTAAATTCATCACtacattttttaataagaaaaataaatccttttaTTCTAACAAATGATGTAAGCAACGTAGGCACATATACCTGTGAACTTGGGCTGAAATAATCTTCTCTATTAATGTAGATAATTAATGTAGAAATTAATCTCTATTAATTTTAGCTAAGCTTGACTACTTGTATCAATAAGAGAGAAAATTCACTTTTTCcctctgaattttaattttttcttgcttttcgtAAGGGGTAAAGTTCTTACTTTTTGTGAATTCTCTAAAGCTGTGTACTAAGCAATAACTTTGACAAACGAATATGGATGAAATGCAGAGAACAAAAGTAACACtttactttattaaaaatgttttgctgATCACTTTGTTCAAGGCCCCTTTCACATccttgttcctcagactgtagatcatggggttcagcatggggatcACCGTGGTGTAAACCACGGCCCCCACCTTCCCCTGCCCCACAGACTCCTCCGTGGGACGTCTGAGATACAGGAAAATGAGGGTTCCGCAGAATATGACGACGGCGGTCAGATGGGACCCGCAGGTGGAAAAGGCCTTGCGCCTCCCTTCCGCCGAGTTCATCCGGAGAATGGCAATGAGGATGAAGAGGTAAGATAAGATAACCACAGTCAGAGAATATACGAAGTTAATGCCGGCGAGTGTGagcattgtatattcttttacAAAGGTTTCAGCACAGGCCATTTTGATGAGAGCTGGGTCTGCACAGTAGAAGCGGTTGATCTCAATCTTCCCACAGAAGGACAAGCCATAGGCCCATAACGTTGCTGCCAGACTAGTCAGAAAACCATACACGTAAGGGAAGGAAATCAGTCGGATGCAGACAATCCTTGACATTCTGCTGCCATACAGCAAAGGGCTCCCGATGGCCATGCACCTGTCAAAGGCCATCGCAGCAAGAATAAATATCTCTACATGGACGAGAGCAATAAAGAAGAAGCACTGTACCAGACAACCAGCGTAAGAAATCGTTTTTGTCTCGGATAACAGGTGTTCCAGCATTTTAGGAGTGACATTGGAGGAAAACCACACATCAACAAATGACAAATGACTCAGAAAAAAGTACATGGGGCTGCTGAGTTGTGGACTGACCTTAATTAGCAGGATCATGCCGATATTACCCACCACGGTGACCATGTAGACCAGCAGGAAAATGACAAAGAAGAGAGCTTGCCATTCCCGACGACTGGTTAGTCCCAAAAGAATAAACTCTGGCACATCCGTCAAGCTGAGCATTTTCTCTGTTCTTGGTCAATACTATTTACAAGCCTATATGATAATTAAAATGAGACAAATTTAAAGTCAAGCATTTATtgctaatttatatatttttaacttttactttaaacttttactttattaattatctatgaatgtgtttttccattcttttaaaaaatcatatctgAACACTTGCTATGTAACAAACTGAAAATTATGAATATTAGATGGATAAATACACAACTCTAATTACATAACAGTTGTACAAAATGTGATTGAACCAGGCTAATACTAAAAGTTGTAACTGGCCAATTGTCCattaagtacattttaaatatccCTTGTTTCTAAAACTGGCATATTTGGTAGtcacacaattttaaaataattatggatGTTAGTTTCTCTTTTTAACACATCACAAATGCTACTTTATCTCCTTCTAATTGTAACCATATTATCCAAAATTATAAATGGAAGCTACTTAATCAGATGTATTATcagccctcagttcagttgagtgactcagttgtgtctgactctttgtgaccccatggactgctgcatgccaggcttccctgtctatcagtaACTCTTGAGATTGGTCAGACTCAATTATCAGCCTTAATTGCCAAACAAAGTTATCCTTAATCTAAGCCTGCTAGTTGTACTCATTTAAAGAGAGATAACCTGGGAACAATAGTCATCAAAATAAAGAGGCAAACCTCACGCTCAAGCATTATTCATATTCCCTGGCTAAGGACTCTTTCATATTTAAGATGCAATTATAATCAACTAGATAACCTCCACCGTTATGTGATACAGATTGAGGAATAAATAAGGCAAAGGGATTAATGctaatctttcagttcagttcagttcagtcgctcaatcatgtctgactctctgcgaccccatgaatcgcagcacgccaggcctccctgtccatcaccaactcccagagtttactcaaactcacatccaccaagttggtgatgccatccagccatctcatcctctgtcgtccccttctcctgcccccagtccctcccagcatcagggtcttttccaattacaatgcatcaggtggccaaagtactagagtttcagcttcagcatcagtccttccaatgaacacccagcactaatcttctttaggatggactggttggatctctttgcagtccaagggactctcaagagtcttctccaacaccacagttcaaaagcatcactttttcggcgctcagctttcttcactgtccaactctcacatccatacatgaccactggaaaaatcttgGTAATCTTTAGATTATCTTTAGATTATTGCTAATGTAATAAATACTATAATGTCATAACTATTCTAGAGATGATTAGTTATACAGGAGGAtatgcataggttatatgcaaacacTAGGTCATTGTGTAGGAGGGACTTGAATCTCTACAGAGTTTGGTGTCTTGGGCAGAGAAGCAAACCCTGTTGGATACTGAAGCAGGAGTGTATTTGTCTCAAATGTGTCCAAGGGTCATTTTGAGCTTCCTGTGAACTTATTTGCCCAACaggagcaggaaaaagaaaatcagattacAGATTTACCTGTAAACTGACCAAATAATGatagtttattaaaaatttttaaataatgtattaaatTTTGGAAATAAGTTGAATGCCCTGAACAAAAACACTGGGTATTTAGTGTTTGGCAATTTCATATTCAAAGAGAAATTGATGAAAATAAGTTGCAGAAACCATCATAAATAATAGAGGAAACACAAAGGTGAAGGAGAGGTTTCATCCCTGGAAAGGATTGCAGACATATCTGTAGGGCATACTGGTATTAAATCCACAGAATGTGCTTGTGGCTACTAGTGGTGTTCACCCTACAACAACATGAGACGGTAGTGGTGCTGGTGCTTTGCCAAAGGTAAATACGGAAATTCTGAGTGCTGGTTAGTCTGATAATTGTTGCCTTTGGCGAACTCACAGGGAAACTGGAGTGGTCAGGTCTGATCTTAGGACGGATGAGGTGTGGAAAAAAGTGAAGAGGCTAGGAAACTTAGAAACACTTGGATGGTTTTCCCCACCTTCTCCAGGCAAACTTATGGACACAAAACCTCCCATGTTGTATTTCTCTGTGTTTCAAATTCAGTTACCTATAAATGTGGATTATTTTTCCCCCAAGGCCAGGAAAGAGGAAACATTAAGTATTCCATTTAAAGAAGTCTGTCTCTATTGTGAGATTTTGAATTTTGGTTCCATGACTTACTTTATGAACTTGggcaattttattattattttgttttgtcgTTCTCTGTGTTTAATatgatataatattaatatactgCTAAATTCATTGTGAGTATGAAAAGAGACATTACACAtcaataatatacatataaacatgtaATAAATATACAAGGCAGAAATATTATTAAATGCACTCCTGTCAATAGTAGTTTCCATCAATAGTTTGTAACAGTCAAATAATCAAACCTCTGCAAAAAatttcctgtctccctctttgacaaacacacaaatatatacctccaggcaaggataacACATATGGAATAATTAattgataaataataaaagaaaataaaaactaagggaCAATCCTCCTCTTGCAGCTCTAGATAGATATATTTGTATACCAACCTCAGGATAAAGGGAAGCATTCCCAGTAAAGATGCAGAATTCAAAACAAACTGCCATATAAGAGACGGCAATGTGCAAAAGAGAAACTGGAAATCCACAAGAGAATTTTCCCTTAAATGCCtgccttaggaaaaaaaaaaaaaagaagcaattaagTTTTCCCTAGAAATTTCCCTAGAAATCTCTGAGGAAGAGTCCTACTTTTTGTAACAGATTTGCATAATTTTACTTTCCCACAAATTCAAGTTACTTTGAAAGTGTCCTGGAATCAAATAACATAATTTGTTTGGGTTTGGATCACACTAATCTCTGTGATGAAGTCTGTCATCCTGCATAAGCCAAGTCCGTGCTCTGGGCTTCTTGGTCTGTGACACTTGACTTTTCCAGTGAAAGATGAAGTGAGTATTACTCCTTATAACCAAAATTAAGGCATAGAATAGAATGCACAAAAAAATGTATcttcaaaatgcattttaaagcaTGAAGAATGTATCCTTTCTAACTtcctcattttataaacaagGAGAACTAGAAACTTAATCACAACcacaacaaaatatttattacagTTAGCGCATGCCAGCCATTATGGTATCTTAATTCTCGTAACTACCTCCTGAGGTAATCGTTACTGTTATCCATTTTCAGACCAAAAATTTAGtcttagagaggttaagtgacttggtCAAGGTCACACTTTCAGTGAATCAGGCACTAAATTCCTGATTCCAGAATTGTACTATTCATCATCCCATTctattgctcaataaatattagggcttccctggtggtccagagggtaaagcgtctacctacaatgcaggagaccaggattcaatccccgggttgggaagatcccctggagaaggacgtggcaccccactccagtactcttgcctggaaaatcccatggacggaggagcctggtaggctacagtccatggggtcgcaaagagtcagacaggactaagcgactttgctttcactttcttttcttttcaatagGGCAAAGCAAAACTCAAGTCCTGACCTCAAAGAGTGTCATTTCCTCTGTATTACTGAGGTATTTTAAGTGTTCTACAACAATGCTATGTACTtgggaaataaaaatgtgttctttGTACAGCCTAAAAATTATGGGTAATTTTACTGATGCATGCATTTGAGTTGCCTAGGGATGTTTCCTTTCTTGGCCAGATCAGGATACTGCACTCACACCACCTCCCCTTCAGTTCCTTCAACAGCAGCCTATTTCGGCTTATGATCTGTGGAGGACATTGCTGCTTGTCCTCCGAACCTGTTCTTCTTCCATTGCAATAAACTTCTGATGAGAGGGCCCTGCTCACGGCCCTGCCCCAGGGTCTATAACAATGCTGGGCGCATGGTACATgcacaagaaatattttttcagtaaagTAAATGGGCAATTATCATGTTTTCAACAAGTGAACTATACAGGTAAGAAAGGCACATATCTGAGTAATGCCTGGATACATCTCAGGATAAGATTGAAAGGCTCCATGCTTACAATGAAACCATATTTTGGAATTGAAGAGTGCTCACTAAGCATTTGTGAATCTGCTGCATGTGGAGCTTCAGAGAAAAAGTGCCGTCTTAAGAGAATGCGTGTGCTCCCAGGGCTAGGAGTCTACTCCCCACAGAAGTCTGGGAACTAGCATCTTAGACAGTAACCCACCTCTgagcccagattttttttttcatttgctaattAACTATGTTTATCccctcaaatattttatttagttttattttttaaggccaGCCTCTATAAGACATGAAGCAACCTCATGTGATTCCTCTGTGTCTTACGGTACAAACGTGGTTCTCAGTGTGTGAATGAGGACCGCTCCTTTCACACAGGGAAATCTGGGCAGGGAAGTGCCAGGGAGCAAGGCCCTGAGTCCTGTGATTCTATATCCAGGTCACAAAGACGATGACTTAAGGTGTGGCTATGTGATTCCTGCAAAAACagccttctctgtttctttgaggTTCcctatataaaattaataatctcCTCCACTGAATTTACTTAGCATTTAGTTCTTGTTGCTTATAGAGTTCTTATCACATTGTATCACATGTATGTGTCTGTTTTGAAACTATGGACAATTTGAGACAGGAAATAGTGTCTTACTCCTTCTTGCATCCTTTATAATTATTCAATACAAAGTGTTTTCCTAGGTCATGTAGAGGGTATCATACGGAGAATGTATAAGGCATATGTTCCTATCCTGTTCATTCACATGGGGACACATACCCAGAGATACATAGAATATGTAATAGATATTCCACATATCCATCTCCGTAAATCCCACCCCACATTTCCCCACTCAATTAGCACACCCTCTAAAATACACACGTTCATCCTAGGCGGCAGTGGAACTCAGATTTTGGCTGCAATTGAAGTTTTCATGGGGTTACATCTGTAAgaattcttatatattttggatatgatGGAATGGGCTTCCGTTAGAGTATTACATGGGATTCTACCAGGAAACCTGGAGCCTATTTAGCCTAAGAATACTTTAAGTAAAGTCTTACCcttgtattttcaaataaaatggcTAACAGAGTTTCAGGAACTTGTGAGAGAAGAACTGGAGGTTATAACTTCAGTGGCCAAGTACCCAGGACTCCTGAGTTTCTTCTCAGTTATTATGGCAAAAGTGACTCATGTCAACACATTTGTACCAGGTTATCACAACGCAATATGCATTCTctcaagaaaaatgtaaatttgaaaagaataaaatgtgatgtgtgtgtatgtgcttctATGTGTTTGTCTGTattagagagggagagaagaaggaagagagagccagagaaagataaatgcaacTTACATTGGAGAGCTTAAGTATAATGAGTTTGATATGATAGGTGTAGAATGAATGCAACCATAAAATCTATTTTACAAAGCTATCCCAAATATTCAGCAAGTAGCAAAATTGCTTTAAGTTCTGCCAAAGTATCCAGACTCATGGAAATTATGAGGCAGAAAGATCTTGAGATCAGATGCTACAATCTACAAATACACTGgataaaaacaagcaagcaaaaaaaaaaaaaataataagtggctcaaagtgtaagtcactcagtcatgtccaactctttgcaaccccatggtctatacagtccatggaattctccaggttataacactggaatgggtaacctttcccttcaccacgtcatcttcccaacccagggagcgaacccaggtctcccgcattgcaggctgattctttcccagctgagcaacaagggaagcccaggaatactggagtgggtcgcctatcccttctccagtggatcttcctgatccatgaaTCGAAtcagagtcttctgcattgcaggagggttctttaccagctgagctatcagggaggtgGTTCAAGGTCACCCACAAAGTAATGTGAAATTTGCAAAATCAGTAACATGATTTAACATTGACTTTACATCATTATTTTCCATGTAACAATAAACCAACTTtcaaaaaaaagtagagaaagcGGTacacttttgaaaacaaaacaaaacaaaaaagaggtaGCAAAGGTTATTCAAATCCATTTGCTAACATAGAATTAAAAGgctttaaaatagattttaaatgtattaataatcAGTAACTAATTTGATATATTGAGAGTTTTGCAACAAATGATAAACACATGGTCTTACTGCCAAAAGAGATTACTTTTAACTCACTTCGTAAGTAGCATTAACTGTGTAAGATGTTAACATGTCTAAGGGGTTTAAGTTTTCCAAGTCTAGACATGGTAATATTAATAGAATTTAATCAAAATTAGCAACTTTAATATGCAAGACCTTTAAAATACCACTCATGATATACCTATCTGTATGTGGAAATTAGTTCTTGTGTATTTCTGCTTTTCCAGAGGTAAATAAAAATATCCACTTGCACAAAGAAAGTTTGTTTTCATAGTGCAACAGTATAATTTTATACTGATATCTTAGCAGCTAATTTTGTGATTACTtaagtatataaattaaatgcaCAAACGACAGTTCAGTaggtttgaattatttatttatatttgaagacatagaaactttaaagaaaatcaaattttaaagttGTTGGCTCATTCTTGTATTAACAAAATTTATCTCTTGAATTACAAGAGAGAAGCTAAATTATGGTAATATTGTATCTATgtacacatggacacacacacacacacacacacacacatatcatgtCACTGTTAATAGCAAATAGACCacaacaaaatttttatttctttcagtgcaaacattattttaaaatactttaatattttcaaataattatttgatcaaaaatgggcaaaatattccACAGGaatatctatttaatttttaagtggaGTCTGGAGAACTGTgctttcaaaatgagaaatttactAATTCTACCCACTTTTCAGTGAGAATGAAGACATTAGTTGAGGTACATGAGATGTGCCCAGTCTGGTCCCTGTTGACCTTAGAGTTAGAATATAGAAGTTTTGGGAATCAGTAAAGAGACACTCTGCTCTGTCTTGTGAAcaccaaaaaactgaagaaagatgAAATACAATAGGATTCCTGTTTTCAAAGCAGAAGTTGCCGGGAGcaggcacacgagatcccacccatgacaaggtcaggaggagaaaacctgacagggaagacggatcaggttttcagggattccaaaaagctgcccccggcgctcaccttaaagatgatctctgtctttctgatgcttgcttcaatagactactccctaatttctgtgacacaggcagaaggccttccctcatctctttccaaagaagaatcaatttagaactttagcCAATAAGTTTCCccggtggtggtattttatgagattatccagggtgaaaggagggttttaatttaaactcctttgctggtattttagtttgtttggcaaatgtgtttatgcccttggtactaatatgcatgattgcttataataccctaatcataaaacagcataaagaacttgatcacataaaggccctaataggcacagagcccttcgggggtgaggaagccctactggagaacataaaaatattattttaaaagtggttatagttaaagatttagaaaaataagagcttaaaattgttcattttaaccaggaattctaaacaggggctgcctcaatggagctgcagagtctttgtgtggtaaaccttttagataaatttaactgataacttctgcaaaaggactgacctttgtgttcattaatgaatagattacagaaaacagctttgcattcacctaggtcataaaatgtcagtaggccccaaggccagaagataatgtacaagaccctcataaacaaagaagtatgcagaaaatacCCTGGTTtggtgaagaacaagctgatgtaatgttaaactatcttccccttagaaatgtactaatttaaggtttaaaagccacggtaaaaaataaagcattgccagactctgccagaccctgcaaacacccctgtctggtcattctctctctctctctctctccctcgcagacttggccctatcaaggctggtctcacgtgtcttctctctctattgccgacgctgttcatcctgagggggccccctggatcctgccgaggggTCAGAAGTCTCTGAACAGATCTATCCACTGAAAGTAGCATTAAATATCACACAATCTCAGAACCATTAGCAAGGCCACAATTTTTACACACTCAGCctagaaaactaaataaaatattacttttctgCACCAAATTAACCTCTAAATAGGTGAATTGATAAGCCTTTCCTAAACTCACCCactgcattttttaatttaaaaaaagcaatattaTCTCATTCTCGCTAAGAGTGTGAACCACTTCAATGACTAGACCTGTGAACTTAGGCTCAAATAacattttctattaatttatttactaattttaagTTGTTTACTTATATGAACATGAATGGATTCATGCTacttctttctctgaattttagtcttcatcttgattttctttttatgcaCAAAGTCTTCAGCTATGTACTTATCTATATCCATTGACAAATATGTATGAATAGTAGAGAACTTTATTTTAACTTATTAAAATTCTGCCGATGACTTTGTTCAAGGCCCCTTTCACATCCTTGTTCTTCAGACTGTAGACcatggggttcagcatggggatcACCGTGGTGTAAACCACGGCCCCCACCTTCCCCTGCCCCACAGACTCCTCCGTGGGACGTCT
This genomic interval carries:
- the LOC136175071 gene encoding olfactory receptor 5M3-like produces the protein MLSLTDVPEFILLGLTSRREWQALFFVIFLLVYMVTVVGNIGMILLIKVSPQLSSPMYFFLSHLSFVDVWFSSNVTPKMLEHLLSETKTISYAGCLVQCFFFIALVHVEIFILAAMAFDRCMAIGSPLLYGSRMSRIVCIRLISFPYVYGFLTSLAATLWAYGLSFCGKIEINRFYCADPALIKMACAETFVKEYTMLTLAGINFVYSLTVVILSYLFILIAILRMNSAEGRRKAFSTCGSHLTAVVIFCGTLIFLYLRRPTEESVGQGKVGAVVYTTVIPMLNPMIYSLRNKDVKGALNKVISKTFLIK